A window from Fervidicoccaceae archaeon encodes these proteins:
- a CDS encoding winged helix-turn-helix transcriptional regulator, whose protein sequence is MFNSLWRRGKYKVLKIIYEYGEVNISRIARESGLNYNYVKKYLRELINMELVNERTFGRAKLYSINYASQKALLLRDVLEALEWIEK, encoded by the coding sequence ATGTTCAATAGCCTATGGAGAAGAGGCAAGTACAAAGTACTCAAGATAATCTATGAATATGGTGAAGTCAATATTTCGAGAATTGCGAGAGAGAGTGGATTAAATTACAATTACGTTAAGAAATACCTTAGAGAGCTAATCAACATGGAATTGGTGAATGAGAGGACTTTTGGGAGGGCAAAACTGTACTCCATAAACTATGCAAGTCAAAAGGCTCTGCTCCTAAGAGATGTTCTCGAGGCTCTTGAATGGATAGAGAAGTAA
- a CDS encoding radical SAM protein, whose translation MKKVIILDGYTDEPAGLGVPPFIDVYPRYIAGAIWSSSPDTKVIYYTIDEARKNFSSFYSEASTSEITVVIAGVVVPGKYIGGRPITPEEVKSIGMVLNNTFTVLVGPAARFGMGEEGGKPAISPSSFKNFYGAVVSGDPEIYISEVMKLGVEKVDVWVKRKSYDEVNRFATVGAKIVRQHPNYAYNLTAEIETYRGCSRWIVGGCSFCIEPLYGKPVVRPPEKVIEEVRALYSEGIRSFRIGRQPDILSYGSTDLGVKENPEPNPEFLDYFFKGLREAAGNSNIHVDNANPSVISSYPEKSKKAILSIMKYHSPGDVLAFGVESADEEVVEMNNLNVTFEDAVKAVEVVNEVGRAVGENGLPHILPGINFVLGLPGERAKTYERNLEFLDELLRRKLMVRRINIRRVLVIPGTRLHSMWKESILSKNEERARRFIWLVRHKYDPAFLRMVVPPGAILRNLYVERSESWGNTYARQLGSYPIMVELRGRFNPPCILDAKIVGYKGRSLKGVPVSQCRTSEISPP comes from the coding sequence ATGAAAAAAGTCATTATATTGGATGGATATACCGATGAGCCTGCCGGACTGGGCGTTCCTCCTTTCATAGATGTCTATCCAAGGTATATTGCTGGAGCAATCTGGAGCTCAAGTCCGGACACAAAGGTGATATACTACACAATTGATGAGGCTAGAAAGAATTTCTCATCGTTCTATTCAGAGGCTTCTACTTCCGAGATAACTGTGGTGATTGCCGGAGTAGTGGTACCAGGAAAGTACATTGGTGGAAGGCCCATAACACCTGAAGAGGTGAAAAGCATAGGGATGGTTCTTAATAATACATTCACCGTCCTCGTGGGCCCTGCTGCAAGATTCGGAATGGGGGAGGAGGGGGGTAAGCCCGCCATATCTCCGTCTAGCTTCAAAAATTTCTATGGAGCTGTAGTGAGCGGGGATCCAGAAATTTATATTAGTGAAGTAATGAAGCTCGGAGTCGAAAAGGTGGATGTGTGGGTAAAGAGGAAGAGCTATGATGAAGTGAATAGGTTTGCCACTGTTGGTGCCAAAATTGTCAGACAGCATCCAAATTATGCTTACAATCTCACAGCGGAAATTGAGACATACAGGGGGTGCAGCAGATGGATAGTTGGAGGTTGCTCATTCTGCATTGAGCCTCTCTATGGAAAACCAGTAGTTCGCCCTCCTGAGAAAGTGATAGAAGAAGTTAGGGCTTTGTATAGTGAAGGAATAAGGAGCTTCAGAATTGGGAGGCAGCCAGATATATTATCATATGGATCCACTGACTTGGGAGTAAAGGAAAACCCAGAGCCGAATCCGGAGTTTCTCGATTATTTCTTCAAGGGTCTAAGAGAAGCAGCTGGAAATTCTAATATACATGTGGATAATGCGAATCCCTCAGTTATTTCCTCCTACCCAGAAAAATCGAAGAAGGCCATTCTCAGCATAATGAAATATCACTCCCCTGGAGATGTGCTAGCTTTTGGTGTTGAAAGTGCTGACGAAGAGGTTGTGGAGATGAACAATTTGAATGTGACTTTTGAGGATGCTGTAAAAGCAGTGGAGGTTGTCAATGAAGTTGGGAGAGCTGTTGGGGAAAATGGCTTACCCCATATTCTTCCTGGGATAAACTTCGTTCTTGGCTTGCCAGGGGAGAGAGCTAAAACATATGAGCGAAATCTGGAGTTTCTGGATGAGCTTCTGAGAAGAAAGCTGATGGTTAGAAGAATAAACATAAGAAGAGTCCTCGTTATTCCAGGAACTAGGCTGCATTCAATGTGGAAGGAATCGATATTGAGTAAAAATGAGGAAAGGGCAAGACGATTCATTTGGTTGGTGAGGCACAAATACGATCCAGCTTTTCTGAGAATGGTTGTGCCGCCGGGAGCCATTCTGAGAAACCTATATGTTGAGAGAAGCGAGAGCTGGGGGAATACCTATGCTAGGCAGCTCGGGTCCTATCCAATAATGGTTGAGCTGAGAGGAAGGTTCAATCCTCCATGCATTTTGGATGCCAAGATCGTTGGTTATAAGGGAAGGAGCTTGAAGGGTGTTCCTGTATCACAATGTAGAACTAGTGAGATCTCTCCTCCCTAG
- a CDS encoding DEAD/DEAH box helicase, with the protein MLFSELPLHNILKLKLERKGVKELYPPQEEAVKKGIFNGKSLLMAAQTASGKTLLAEILAIDHILKGKGKVVYLSPLKALADEKFHDFKSYEDLNLRTILTVGNYDSSEPRLERYDIICTTYEKMDSLVRHRPSWLNDVSLIIIDEIHYLDDEKRGPVLESLIANLKILLPSSQFLALSATVGNSMEIASWLSADVVESSWRPVPLREGVYLNGKIRFSDGEVKKVKKKFSSPVLDLVSDTINEGGQVLVFVNSRRRAVALAKSITEKLSIGPDSISEEIADKIKKSSEVISLNEELSKLIEKGVSFHHAGLTVEQRREIERGFREGGIKVIIATPTLAAGVNLPARRVVVDSSERYVAGEGSESIKIIEYKQFAGRAGRPGYDEYGEAILIARTEKEAEDLLDTYIRGQPEKIKSKMGSPLRFRTHLLSYIVATGGTNDSGIEKYIRSLLLYRQSSHKFIKELVSESLNMLIEGNFIISSGSFYSPTELGRHVAELYIDPLTALYSIEAFRKRKRLTEFSVMHLIAASPDMPKLRLRRGELARMDEIFTQFFPEMLLGLHERDIEYEKVLEEVKTASFLLDWINEVPEQEICDRYDIGPGDIYSYIESASWIAYAISKLAEIVPEARENVELLRELSIRVENGIKRDLVELVQIPKIGRVRARRLYNAGFKSLADIAKAGEVRLRSIEGIGESLARDIMNYVTREERSH; encoded by the coding sequence ATGCTTTTTTCTGAGCTCCCTCTTCACAATATTTTAAAACTGAAGCTGGAGAGAAAGGGAGTTAAAGAGCTCTATCCTCCACAGGAGGAGGCAGTAAAAAAAGGAATATTCAATGGAAAAAGCCTATTGATGGCAGCCCAGACAGCTTCCGGAAAAACCTTACTAGCGGAGATTTTAGCAATTGATCATATACTGAAGGGAAAGGGAAAAGTGGTCTATCTGAGCCCACTTAAAGCACTTGCAGACGAAAAGTTCCACGATTTCAAATCTTATGAGGATCTCAATCTTAGAACAATACTCACAGTTGGAAACTATGACTCCTCTGAACCTAGGCTCGAGAGATATGACATAATATGCACCACATATGAGAAAATGGACAGCTTGGTTAGACACAGACCATCATGGCTAAACGATGTTTCTCTCATAATAATAGATGAAATTCACTACTTGGATGATGAGAAGAGAGGACCGGTGCTTGAGAGCCTAATTGCTAACTTGAAAATCTTGCTTCCATCTTCTCAGTTTCTCGCTCTTTCTGCTACTGTTGGGAATTCCATGGAAATAGCTTCATGGCTATCCGCAGATGTCGTCGAAAGCAGTTGGAGACCAGTTCCTCTCAGGGAAGGGGTATATCTCAATGGCAAAATCAGATTCTCAGATGGTGAAGTGAAGAAAGTGAAGAAAAAATTTTCTTCTCCAGTTCTCGATCTAGTTTCCGATACGATAAATGAAGGGGGACAGGTGCTGGTATTTGTAAACAGCAGGAGGCGGGCTGTTGCGCTTGCAAAATCCATCACAGAAAAGCTCAGCATAGGTCCTGACAGCATCTCAGAGGAAATTGCTGACAAGATAAAGAAATCCAGCGAAGTTATTTCTCTGAATGAGGAGCTCTCAAAGCTAATAGAGAAGGGTGTTTCATTTCATCACGCTGGACTCACTGTTGAGCAGAGAAGAGAGATAGAAAGAGGCTTCAGAGAAGGAGGAATAAAAGTTATAATAGCAACCCCTACGCTTGCTGCTGGAGTCAACCTTCCAGCGAGAAGAGTTGTAGTTGACAGTTCAGAGAGATACGTAGCAGGTGAAGGCAGCGAGTCAATCAAGATCATCGAGTACAAGCAGTTTGCTGGAAGGGCAGGAAGACCAGGATACGATGAATATGGAGAAGCAATACTTATAGCAAGGACAGAGAAAGAGGCCGAGGATCTCCTTGATACATACATTCGAGGACAGCCAGAGAAAATCAAGTCTAAAATGGGTTCTCCCCTTAGGTTCAGAACCCATCTTCTATCTTACATTGTCGCTACTGGGGGAACAAACGATTCAGGAATTGAGAAGTACATAAGAAGCCTCCTTCTCTATAGGCAGTCATCGCATAAATTTATAAAGGAATTAGTCTCCGAATCCCTGAACATGCTTATCGAGGGAAATTTTATCATCAGCTCAGGTTCTTTTTATTCACCAACGGAGCTTGGTAGGCATGTAGCTGAGCTCTACATAGATCCCCTCACAGCCCTATACTCAATTGAGGCTTTTAGAAAAAGGAAGAGGCTTACCGAGTTCTCAGTTATGCACCTAATTGCAGCTTCTCCAGACATGCCAAAATTGAGATTGAGAAGAGGTGAGCTAGCGAGAATGGATGAGATCTTCACTCAGTTCTTTCCGGAGATGCTTCTCGGACTCCACGAAAGAGACATAGAATATGAAAAAGTATTGGAGGAGGTGAAGACTGCCTCCTTCCTACTGGACTGGATAAATGAGGTCCCTGAGCAGGAAATCTGCGACAGATATGATATAGGACCGGGCGACATATATTCCTACATAGAATCAGCCAGCTGGATAGCATATGCTATAAGCAAGCTTGCCGAAATAGTTCCTGAAGCAAGGGAGAACGTAGAACTTCTAAGAGAGCTGAGCATAAGGGTGGAAAACGGCATTAAAAGAGATCTAGTGGAATTAGTACAGATTCCAAAGATAGGAAGAGTAAGGGCAAGGAGGCTCTATAATGCAGGCTTCAAGAGCCTTGCTGATATAGCTAAAGCTGGAGAAGTTAGATTGAGAAGTATAGAGGGCATTGGGGAATCTCTAGCCAGGGATATTATGAATTATGTTACTAGGGAGGAGAGATCTCACTAG